The Gloeobacter violaceus PCC 7421 DNA window TCGAGCAAACCACCCCGGCCAAACAGCACAGCCTCACCCTGAGCGGCGTGCCCGGCGGGGAAGGGCCGCTGCCGGCCCTGACCAACGCGGGTGAACCGGGTGAGATTGCCGTGACTTTTGCCAGTTCCAGATTCGAGGCCATCGGCCCGCGCACGCGCACCGCGGTGCGCTACCAAGGACAGATCACCGATGTCGAGGACGCGCGCCTTGCCCTCGAAGTGCCCGAAAATCGCCTGAGCGCCACTGCAGGCGGCAAAGCCGCCGGGGAGATCCGCCTGGCGCCGGTCCAATCGGAGGGCGAGGAGTCGAATTTCGATTCGACCAGCGAAGCCGCCGAACTCGACGGCGAAGTGACCAACCTCAGCGCAGTACTGCGTGTCAACCTGGGATCCGGCGACGCGCTCGCTATCGACGAGGCGCGCGTTGCAACAACGGCGCTCGCGGCCGACACCAACCTCGCTTCGCTGTTTGGCTTCGGAGCGGCGGCGGTGGTGATTCTCGCGGCGGTGGTGCTGTTTCTGCGGCCTCGCGCCCGCCGCTAGCCGGTTTGGTCAGTCAGTTTCACGTGTCTTCCACTTCTGGAAGCAAGCGCGAACCCAGGTACTGCTTGCTTTCGGCACTCGCTTCGAGAAGTTGCCCTTGGGCGGCGCCCGCCAGGCGCAAGGCGGCCTCCGCCGCCAGGGCCATCGCGCCCAGGGCAAGACCCAGCAGCGGATCGGTTTCAGCAGATTTCAAAGAGGTCGGCGCTGTCTGCTTCATGGTGGTATCCGAGGGTCTCCAGAGCTTCGCGGGCATCAAGCTGTACACTCAAATCTTCGTCGCCGAGTGCCCTCTGCAGGCTCGGCACCGCCCGAACGTCGCCGAGCCTGCCCAGGGCCCAGGCGCAGTTGCTGCGCACCACCGCAAACGGGTCCTTGGCCAGGGCGATGCTGAGCGGACCCAGGGCCCGCAGATCTCCCAACTGACCGAGGGCACTGGCCGCCCACAACCGGACCGCCGGAATATCGGTCATCAAAGCCTCAACAAGCGAGTCGAAGGCGCGCGCGTCGCAGCAATTTCCTAGGGCCCAGACCAGGCCCTTGCGTACATACCCGTTCCAATCGCGGTCCAGTACGGCGATCAGCGGCTCGACCGCCTCAGAGCAAGGATTACGGCCGACGGCGTAGGCGGCGCTCACCCGCACCAGCGGACAATCGTCGTTCAGCATTTCGATGAGGGCAGGTACAGCGCGCGCATCTTGAATCTCCGAAAAAGCACGCGCGGCAAGCATGCGCCGGTTGACGTCCGCGCAGCGCAGATCCTGCAGCAGTTGCTCGACATCCGGAGGCGGCTCGAGAACCTCGAGCGTGTAAGGTTCCGCCTCGATCAGCTCATCCATAACGCCCATTTTGGCACCCTCCACCTGCAGTACAGCAGGGTGAAGGGTGCCGCTTTTAAGATTCACTCCTCGGCCCAATCGCGCAGGAGCACCTGACGACGGGGGTGGCGCAGCTTGCGCATCGCCTTGGCCTGGATCTGGCGCACCCGCTCGCGCGAGAGGTTATACATCTCGCCGATGTCGGCCAGGGTGTAGCTGTTGCCGTCGGCCAGCCCGAAGCGCAACTCGATGATGTCGCGCTCGCGGGGAGTCAACAGGTGCAGCAGCGACTCGATCTGCTCGACAAGCAAATTGTGATCGAGCACCTCCGACGGGGAGATCGTGTCGCTGTCTTCGATGAGCTGCAGCAACTCGGTGTCTTCTTCTTTGCCGACTTTGACGTGCAGCGACAGGGTGCGCCGACCGGCATCGAGAATCTCATCGAGCTTGTCGATGTCAAGTTCAAGGGCCTCGGCCATCTCGGGCTTGGTGGGTTTGCGGGCCAGTTCCTGGGTGAGTTGTCGGCGAACGCGCTTGACCTGGTTGAGCTTCTCCACCATGTGCACCGGCAGGCGCACCGTGCGCGACTGCGAGGCGATGGCGCGGGTGATCCCCTGGCGGATCCACCAGTAGGCGTAGGTCGAGAACTTGAAGCCGCGCTCGAAGTCAAACTTCTCCGCCGCCCGCATCAGGCCGATGGCCCCTTCTTGAATCAGATCCAGAAACGGCACGCCGCGGTTGAGATATTTTTTGGCGATCGAGACGACCAGCCGCAGGTTCGCCCGCACTAGGCGGCGCTTGGCCGCTTCCGCCTCCGACCCCCCGGTGGCGATTACCTGGGCCAGCTCGACCTCTTGCTCGGAAGTGAGCAGCGGATAGCGGGACATTTCGCGCAAAAACTGGCCGACGGAATCTTCAAGAGAGGCCTGGCTGGTCCGACCGCGCCGCTGCTGGGGGTCGGAAAGCTGAATTTTGACCAAAGATGACATGTCTTTCTCCATATACTCCGAAGGCAAGACCGCTTAAATCCGCTTCAAGGTCTCTAATTTATTTAACAAAATTTAACCAATCAGTCAACAAAAAAGAAAAGTGTTGCGGCTTTGAATTATTTCTTAGTGTAGGGTGAGCGGGGCTGAGATCCATCTGTCGCGGGGATCATCTTGATCCCCGTGTGCCTCTCGGACGGTGGGGGGCCTTCAGTCGGCGGTGGCGGCTCCGGCTTCCAGCAAATGGTGTATTTGTTCTGTGCAGAGCGCCGTCACCGCCTCGAGCGCGGCGCGGCGGGTGTCGGCGGGCGGGTCGAGGGGCGGTCCGAAGGCGACTGCGACGCTGTGCAGGCGGGGCAGGACGCTGCCTTTGGGGAGGATCCGGCCGGTGCCGCCGACGGCGACGGGGACGATCGGTACCTGGGCCTTGGCGGCGATCATCGCCGCGCCCAGCTGGGGGGTGGCAACGCGGCCATCGGCGGTGCGGGTGCCGCCCACGAAGATGCCTACTGCCCAACCGGCTTCGAGCGCTTCGAGGGCGGTGCGGATGGCGCCGCGATCGCCGGTGCCGCGCCGGACCGGGAAGGCGCCGTAGACACGGATCAGCGATTTGAGCACGGGCACGCGAAAGAGTTCTTCTTTGGCCATGAAGGCCACCGGCCGCCGGGCGCAGTTGGCGAGGATCACGGGGTCGAGGTGGCTGGCGTGGCTGGAGGCGAGGATGACCGGCCCGCTGGGCGGGACGTGTTCGGCGCCGGTGATGCGCATGCGCAGGGCGGTGTGCAGCAGGGGACTGACCACCAGCCACTTCAGCAGGTGATAGGGCAGCAGGGTTTGCTCGGGGCGCAGGGTCTGTTGCACGGGTTTACTTTCCGCTGTAGCCCCAGGCGCGGGGGTCGACACCGCCCAGGGGAATGTCGCCCAGACCGTACTCGGCCCAGCGTTTGCTCACCTGCTCGGCGGTGGCCGGGTCGGCGCGCAGGGGTTCGCCCCAGGCGTGGTCGGTCTCGGGGGGGATCTTGGTGGTGGCGTCGATGCCGAGGCGCGCCCCCAGGCCAATGCGCTCGCAGGCAAAATCGAGCGTATCGAAGGGCGTGCGGGGGATCACAAACAGGTCGCGCTCGGGGTCGACCTTGGAGGCGATGGCCCAGACCACCTGGGAGGGATCGCGAATGTCGATGTCCTCGTCGACGACGATCACGAACTTGGTGTAAGTGAACTGGGCGAGGGCCGTCCAGAAGGCCATCGCCGCCCGCCGCGCCTGGCCCGGGTAAGCTTTTTTGATCGAGAGCACCGCCAGTTTGTAACTGAGCGCGTCCATGGGCAGAAAAAAGTCGCGCACCTCCGGTACCTGGGCGCGCAACAAAGGCGTGTAGATGCGGTTGAGGGCGATGGCGATCATCGCCTCCTCCTTGGGAGGGCGGCCGGAGAAGGTGGTGTGGTAGATGGGGTCGTGGCGGTGGGTGACGGTGTGGATGCGCACCAGGGGCGAATCTTCGACGCCGCCGTAATAGCCCATGTGATCGCCGAAGGGGCCGTCCGGGAGCACCTCGCCGGGGGTAATCGTCCCTTCGAGGACAAATTCGCTGTGGGCGGGCACGAGCAAGTCCGAGGTGCGGCACTGGGCCAGTTGCACCCCTTCGCCCGCGTAGAGGCCCGCGAAGACCCACTCGGACAGTTCCACCGGGATGGGCGTGGCGGCGGCCATCACCAGGAGCGGATCGACCCCGACGGCGATCGCCACGGGCAATTTTTGGCCGCGCTCGGCGGCCTTGCGCAGGTGGCGAGCCCCCCCGCGCACCGAAAGCCAGTGGACGGTCATCGTGTCGCGGCTTTGCTGCTGCAGGCGGTAGATGCCGACGTTGGGGGTACCGTCCTCCGGGTCGTGGGTGATCACCAGACCGAAGGTGAGGATGCGCCCCGCGTCCCCGGCGTAGGGGCGGATCATCGGAATGCGGTCGAGATCGACGGCCTTGCCTTCGAGGACGACCTGCTGGCATTCCGGGGCGAAGAGCACCCGCCCGGGACGGGCTTTGATCACATCGAACAGCAGCGGCGCAAATTCGAGGGCGTCCTGGAGGCTGCGCGGCGGGCGGGGTTTCTGGAGCTTGCCGAGCTTTTCGCCCAGGGCTTCCAGTTGCTGTTGCTCTTCGAGACCCATCGACCAGACCACCCGCTCCACGGTGCCCAGCAGGTTGACCGCCACCGGAAAGGGCGAACCTTTGACATTTTCAAACAGCAGCGCCGGACCGCCCGCGGCGAGCAGGCGATTTGCGATCTCGGCCACCTCCAGGTCCCGCTCGACCGGAGCGCTAATCCGCCGCAGTTGGCCCCGCGATTCCAATAGTTGCAAAAACGTGCGCAGATCCCGCCCCATAAGCCCCCGTACCGCTGCTTCGATGGTAGGGGCCGGGCGTGAGCCCTGGCAACCGGAGGGCCGCTCGCCGCCGGGGCGGTAAAATCGAAAAGCCCGTTTCGCCACCGCCGCCATGCCCGACGATTCGACTGCTCCCAAGCGCATCCTCTCAGGAGCCCAACCCACCGGCCAGTTGCACCTGGGCAACTACCTGGGGGCGGTGCGCAACTGGGTGAGCGAACAGCGGCAGTACGACAGTTACTTCTGCGTGGTCGATCTGCACGCCCTCACCGTCCCGCAGGAGGCGGCCGAATTGCGCGCGGCCACCCGCCGCACAGCCGCGCTTTATCTCGCCTGCGGCATCGACCCGGAGCGCTCGACGGTATTCGTGCAATCCCACGTGAGCGCCCATACCGAACTGACCTGGCTGTTCAACTGCCTGACGCCCATCAACTGGCTGGAGCGGATGATCCAGTTCAAAGAAAAAGCGATCAAGCTGGGCGAGGAGGTGGGTATCGGGCTATTCGACTACCCGGTACTGCAGGCGGCGGACATTCTGCTCTACGAACCCCACCTGGTGCCGGTGGGCGAGGATCAGCGCCAGCACCTGGAACTCACCCGCGATATTGCCCGCCGCTTCAACGACCGCTACGGCGAGAGCCTCAGGGTGCCGGAGATGCTCATCCGCAAAGAAGGTGCGCGGGTGATGAGCCTGCAGGACGGCACCTCCAAAATGTCCAAGTCCGACCCGTCGGACCTTTCGCGCCTCAACCTGCTCGATGCGCCCGAGAAGCTGCGCGACAAGATCAAGCGCGCCAAGAGCGACGCGGTGATGGGTCTCAAATTCGACCCGGCCAGGCCCGAGTGCACCAACTTGCTCACCATCTACCAACTGCTCTCGGGCGAAAGTCCCGAGGCGGTCGAAGCGCGCTTTGCCGACGCCGGTTTTGGACGTTTCAAGCCGATACTCGCCGACCTGGTCATTGAATATTTACGTCCCATCCGTGAGCGCTATGACGCGATTGCGGGCGAGAGCGGTTATCTTGAGGGCATCCTGCGCGAAGGCGCCCTGCGCGCCTCGAAGGTGGCCGGGCTCACCCTGGAGCGCATCCGCGATCGTATGGGGCTGCTGCCGCCTTTTTAAACCGGAAGCGCCGTTCGCGAATTTTACACACACGCTTTGGAAAGGACGGGCAATTATGAGCGGCGAGTATGTTCCTGGTCTGGAAGGCGTCCCTGCAACCCGTTCGAATATCAGTTTCGTGGACGGCAAAGCCGGCGTCCTGGAGTACCGCGGCATCCCAATCGACCAGCTTGCCGAGTCGAGCACGTTTTTAGAGACCGCCTTTTTATTGATTTTTGACCACCTGCCCACCAAGGACGAACTGCTCTCCTTCGAAGTCGAGATCCTGGGCCACCGGCGGGTCAAATACCGCATCCGCGACATGATCAAAAGCTTCCCCGAGAGCGGCCGGCCGATGGTGGCCCTCCAGTCGTGCATCGCGGCGCTGGGGCTTTTTTATCCGCTGCAAAACGAGAGCAAAGAAAAATACGCCTACGATTCGACTATCCGCCTACTCGCGAAGATGCCGACGATGGTGGCGACGTTTCATCAGATGCGCCTGGGCAACGATCCCATCCCGCCGCGCGACGACTTGGGCCACGCCGCCAATTTTCTCTACATGCTCACGGGCAAGGAACCCGACCCACGGGCGGCGCGCATCTTCGATGTCTGTCTGATGCTGCACGCCGAGCACACCGTCAACGCCTCGACTTTTTCGGCCCTGGTCACCGCCTCCACCCTGGCCGACCCCTATACCGTGATCACCTCGGCGGCGGGCACCCTCTCAGGCCCGCTCCACGGCGGCGCCAACGAAGAGGTGATCCGCATGCTCAAGGAAATCGGCACCATCGAGCGCGTCCGCCCCTACCTCGAGAATCGCCTCGCCCGCAAGGAAAAAATCATGGGCGTCGGCCACCGGGTCTACAAAGTCAAAGACCCGCGCGCCACGATCTTGCAGAATCTGGCCCAGGAGTTGTTCGACCGCTTCGGCCACAGCCGCCTCTACGACATCGCCGTCGAAGTCGAGCGCGTTTGCGACGAGTTGCTCGGCCAAAAGGGCATCTACCCCAACGTCGACTTCTACTCGGGTCTGGTCTACGAAAAGATGGGCATTCCCGCCGACATGTTCACCCCGGTATTCGCCATCTCGCGGGTGGCGGGGTGGCTCGCCCACTGGCACGAGCAGTTGGCCGACAACCGCATCTTCCGTCCCACCCAGGTCTACACCGGCTCCCACAACGTCGAATTCACGCCTCTGTCGCTGCGCTCCTACGCCTAGCGGTACAGTGGGGAGGAACACCACATCAAGGGGAAGGCCCTGATGGTGCGCCTGCCGCTCATCAACCTGCATCCGGATCATGTGGCCGAGGTGATCGAGACGGCCACCACCGAATTTCTCGCCCAGTGCCTGGACAAAGATTCGCTCGATTTTCCGGTGGCGCCGCCTTTTGGGTCGCTGGTCAAGGCGGTGGACGAGGAGGCGAATATCGACGTCTACGCGGTGGTCTACTACGCCACCACCAGCCCGATCGACTCGGTGCACCGGGCGCGGGCGATGGGACTCTCGATGCAGCAGTTGCGCTCGGAGCAGCCGCAAATTTTCGACATGCTCAAGACCGAATTCAAAGCGGCCATCGTCGGCTTCAAAGAGGACCGGCGCCTGGTGCAGCACCTGCCCGCCCGCCCGCCCTTCGTCCACCAGGCGGTGCTGCGTTGCTCCTCGGTGGAGGTGGCTTTTTTCAGCACCCGGCTCGATTTTCTGCGCACGGTGCTCACGGTCTCGGGCGCCCCGGTGGACGAACTGCTCGCCGCCACCGTCCGCCACTGCCACGCCGCCCACAGCCACAGCCGCCCCTGGCTGGTGGAGGCAGGGCGCGAAATCAGCCAACTGCTCAAAGACGACTACGATCGCCTGGGAGCCGTGCTGCGGCGTATGCGCCCGTGAATGTTCGCTCGGAGTGAATTATCGATGCGAAGGCAATCCTGGTGGCACTGGACGGTGGCGGCAATTGTCGCAGCCGGTTTGCTGAGCTTCGGTACCGCTTCGGCGCAGGGCGACGCCCGGCAGCAGGCTGTGCGTTCGGTGCTCGAACAGCAGGCCGCCGCCTGGAACCGCGGCGACATCCCGGGCTTCATGGCCGGGTACGAGAACGCCGAAACTACCACTTTCGTCGGCACCGACGTCAATCGCGGCTACCAGAAGGTGTTGGAGCGCTACTTCAAGCGCTATCCGACGCCCGAGGCGATGGGAAAATTGACTTTTTCAAATCTCGAAATCCTGCCCCTGGGCGAGGAGTACGCTTCTGCTCTCGGCCAATGGAAACTCGAACGGGCGGCCAAGGACGGGGGCAACGTCGGCGGCTACTTCACGTTGTTGCTGCGCAAAACGGCCGCGGGCTGGCGGATCATCCTCGATCACACCAGTTAGCCGAGGCGATTAGAATCGTTGCTTTGGCAAACTTCTGAGGAACCGTGTCTACCGTCGAACTGTTTGTCCAGGCCAGGCAGGATCTGGCCCCTGTCTTCGCCGCCGTCGATACCCGGGTGAAAAAAAATCTCCAGCGCGTCCTTGCCGCCTATCGCGCCGAAAAAATCGGCGCTCATCACTTTGCCGGGGTGAGCGGCTACGGCCACGGAGACCTGGGCCGCGACACCCTCGACCGGGCCTTCGCGCGCATTTTCGGCGCCGAGCAGGCCGCCGTGCGCGTCCAGTTCGTCTCGGGGACCCACGCCATCGCCTGCGCTCTGTTCGGCGCGCTGCGCCCGGGGGACGAACTGCTCTCGGTGGCAGGTGCCCCCTACGACACCCTCGAAGAAGTGATTGGCCTGCGCGGCGCAGGCCAGGGATCGCTCAGGGATTTTGGCGTCACCTACCGCGAACTGGCCCTCACCCCGGCAGGCGGCATCGACTGGGAGACACTAGCCACCGCCATCCGGCCCAAGACGCGCCTAGTGCTCATCCAGCGCTCCTGTGGCTACAGCTGGCGCCCCAGCGTCGCTATCGATCAAATCGAGCGGATAATCCGGCTGGTCAAATCGCAAAACCCACATACAGTCTGCTTCGTAGACAACTGCTACGGCGAATTTTGCGAAGATCGCGAACCCACCCACGCCGGGGCGGACCTGGTGGCCGGTTCGCTCATCAAGAACCCCGGTGGGACCATCGCCCCTGCGGGGGGCTATCTGGCGGGCAAAGCCGAGTGGGTCGAGCGCGCCTGCGCCAGGCTCACCGCCCCCGGCATCGGCAGCGCAGGCGGCTCTTCCCTCGACACCAACCGCCTGCTGATGCAGGGGCTCTTTCTGGCGCCGCAGATGGTGGGCGAGGCGCTCAAAGGGGCACACCTGGCAAGCTACATCTTTTCGAAGCTGGGCTACGCCGTCCAACCCGGCCCGACCGAGCCGCGCACCGACGTCATCCAGGCGTTGCGCCTGGGTTCGCCCGAGAAGCTCATCGCCTTTTGCCGGGCGATCCAGCGCAGTTCGCCCATCGACAGCTACCTGGAGCCGGTGCCCGACGTCGTGCCCGGCTACGCCGATGCCGTGGTGATGGCCGGGGGTACCTTCATCGAGGGCAGCACCCTGGAACTGTCGGCGGACGGTCCGCTGCGCGAACCTTACATTGTTTTTTTGCAGGGCGGCACCCATCTGGCCCACGTCGAAATTGCCCTGGAAGCGGCATTGGAGGCCATGCTGCATCGCTGAGTGATTTTCGCCGCACGGCATACCGGGCTGGGCTACTCGACGCCAACGGCTCGCGCCTGCATCAGCAACGGCAGCACGGGCATGTAGCCCGCTTCGATGCGCAAGATCTCCGCTTGGGTGTTGTCCTGCCGCACAAAAGATAGGCGGCACCACGTGTCGGCGTCGTCCAACTCCGACGGGCCGGGTGGCGGATCCGCTTCCACCAGCCCCGTCTGGTAAACGAGTGCGTAGTCTCCGGGTGGGACGACGAAGCGATGATCTTCTTCGTCGATGAGCGCACCCACGAAAATGCTCTCACCCTCGGGCACCGCGAAAGGGACCTGGACAGCCCGTATCGCCGAGGGAGCAATCTCAAAGGTCGGCTCGACACACACCTCGACGGCGAGCAGGCCGATGTCGCTCAGGGTTTCAAACGAGACACTGCCCGGCCGCCAGGAAAAACCCTGCTCGATGTGTTTGTCGTTCCATTCGTTGAAGCGGAACTCTTCACTCTGGATTTGAACGGCCAGCGTTCGCTCTTCTCCAGGAAACACGGTGAATCTTCCCAGCAGCATCTACCCCCTCGCAGGCCAGGTGTGGTCGTTTATGGCCAAGATTTTCCCACAAAGCAAGATTTATGTAATCACTTTATGCAATAACTACAGAGATTATTCAGCCAGCAGCACCGCGCGGTAGCGGACCCGATTGCGGCGCACCCGCTCGAGCGCCGCGTTCGCCTCGGCCATCGCAAAGGTTTCAACCAGCGGCATCACCCCGAAGCGCTCGGCCACCGAGAGCATTTCGACGATGCGCGAGCGGCTGCCAATGCCCGATCCCATCAGGCGCCGCCGGCCCCGGATGAGTTCGCGCACCGGCAACGCCAGCGGTTCGGGCGGTACGCCGACGAATACCAGGGTGCCGTCGGTGGCGAGGTGAGCCAGATAGCCCACCGCATCGAGGGCATAGGGGATCGTGCTGATGATGATGTCGAGGCGTTCGACAGGCGGCGGGGGCGAATCGCCCGGCGGCACGATCACCGCCCGGTGCGCTCCGAGGGCGGCCGCCTGCCGGGCTTTGTCCTCGGAGGTGGTGAAGACCGTCACCCGGTTGCCGAGGCGGCCGGCGAACTGGACTGCCAGGTGGCCGAGTCCGCCCACCCCGATGACGCCAATCTCCTGGCCCGAGCTCATCCCTGCCGCCCGCAACCCCGAATAGACCGTGATCCCGCCGCACAGAAGCGGTCCTGCGACGTGGGTGGGAATCCCCGCCGGAATCTTGAAGGCAAAGCGCGCATCGATCGCCAGATAATCGCCGAAGCCGCCGTAGCCGGTGACGATCGTGGCCTGGCTGTGGGCGCACAGATTTTCGTTGCCGCGCAGGCAGTCGAGGCACTGCAGACAGGCCGAGCGCTGCCAGCCCACGCCGACTCGGTCGCCGGGCTTCAGGTGACGCACCTCGGATCCGATCTCCACCACCTCGCCCACCACCTCGTGCCCGGGCACCAGCGGATAGCGCGAGCGGCCCCAGTCGTTGTCGATCATGTGCAGGTCCGAGTGGCAGACACCGCAGGCGCACACCCGAATCAGGCAATCCTGGCTTGCCAGCCCGCCCAGGGTATAGGTAAACGCTTCGAGAGGTCCACCCGCCTCCAGGGCGGCGAGCGCGTGAATTTCGATCAATGCAAACCTTTCGCTGATTCCGCCTGGGTGAAGACGGCCTGGGGCCGGTGCCGCTCAGTATAACCGGGGCCGGTGCAGCAGATAGGCTTGCTCTGTACAGACGGAATCCGCTCCTCTTTGGTGAGGCCCACGGAGCGCTCACTGCAGCAGATTGAAGGTGTCCCGGAAGATCAACAGCACGCCCAATCCCAGCAGCACCAGCATGCCCGCCTGGTTGACGTAGTTTTGTATCTTGTCGGGGACGGGTTTGCCCCGCAGCGCCTCGGCAATCACGAACACGAGTTGTCCACCGTCAAGGGCTGGCAGGGGCAGCAAGTTCAGCACCGCGAGGTTAAAGGAAATCAACGCCGCCACGTAGAACAAGTTGAGCCAGTCGCTCTGGGCGGCCTGGGCGGTGACGGCCACGATCCCCACCGGTCCGGTAAGTTGGTCGAGTCCCGCCCGGCCGGTAAACAACTGCCCGAAGCCGTTCAAAGTCGTGACGGCGATGCGGCCGTAGGCGGTGGCGCTGCTGGTGAAAACTTCGGCGATATCCCGGGGTGCCCGGCGCGTCACGGTGCCGTTGGCAGAGAGCGAAACGCCGACTTTGCCCTGGGCATTCGGGGTGAGGGCCACGGGCCGCCGCTCCTCACCGCGCTGGACTACCAAATTGACGGACTTGTCGGCATTGGCCTGAAACACCCGGCTCAGTTGGGCCAGCGCCCCATCGCCACTGCCGACGGGACGCCCTGCCGCTTCGAGGACGACATCGCCCGCTTCGAGGCCCGTGCGCTCAGCCGCCTGACCGGCCGTCACCTGCTGGATGAGGGCGCCGGGCCGCACCTGGGTCTCGGGTACACCCCCCAGCACCACCAGCGCCAACAGCACCAGATAGCCGAACACAAAGTTCGCCGTCACCCCGGCAAGCAGGACGATCGTTCTATCGAGAATCGGCCGGTTCTTGAGCAGATGCGGATCGTCTTTGGGTATACCGCTATCCGGGTCGTCGTCGGGAAAGCCGACATAGCCGCCCAGGGGCAAGGCGCGCAGGGCGTACTCCACCTCCGGCCCCTGGTAGCGGGCGATCACCGGTCCAAAGCCGATCGAGAAGCGGCTCACCCGGATACCTTGCCAGCGGGCCGCCAGAAAATGGCCCAGCTCGTGCACCACGATGAGCAGACCCAGCACCAGGATCGACAGCAGCACAAACATCGCGTACCTTCTTTGCTCCGGCCGACATCTTCATCATCGCAGTGCGCCCGCAGAGCAAACTATGCACAAAGCAGGAAAGGCGCCTCAACCACCGATCACTTCGTCGAACCGACACTGCGACGGCTCGGCTACTGTCCCCGGCCAAACGAGTTCCCCTTCGATGAGCCGGCAGCCCTGCAGCGATGATACATAATAGTGGCCACATACGTAGCCACTATTATGGAATTCATTGGTGTTCGCGAGTTTCGAGATCGCGCCAGTCATTATTTGGCAAGCAAGCACGCCCTTGGCATTCGCAGAAACAACCGCCTGATCGGTGTTTATGTTCCGTTGCCGGAGTTGTCGGAGCAAGAAGAGCAAACCGGAGACATCAAGCGTCTGGGCGAGCTAGTTCGTCAAATGGCTGCTCAGAACCAGCTCGATGAAGAGAGCTTTGCCGCCATGTTCGAGAGCGCTGCAGGCGACCCGGGTACGAATGCTATTGGTTGTTGACGCCAATATCATTGTCGGAACGCTTTTGCGGGAGGCGGGCCGTACTCTGGTGGCTGAGCGGAGATTGGATCTATTTATCTGCGAACGGGCTGTGGAGGAAGCGTTGCACGAATTGCGCAAACGGGGCAATGCTATGGTTCGCCAGGGCCGTATTCTACCGGTACAGCGCGACACCATGCTTGAGTTGGCGCTCAGCACTCTTCGCCGGAACATCCGTATTGCGCCGGAGTTGGTGTATTTACCGGTTGAGCGCCAAGCCCGCCAACGTATTCCTCGTGACCCAGACGATTGGCCCACCGTTGCCCTGGCACTGGTTCTCGAAAGTGGCATCTGGACTGAAGACAACGACTTTTTGGGATGCGGCCTTCCTACCTGGACTACCCAGACGCTGCACACGCACCTTACCGGGGGCTGGGTGCCCACGTAACAGCGGCTGCGCTGAGGCTAATTATGACTTGCGGTCCACAGATCGATGGCCTCAGTGTAGGTGTGGAGCGCCTACACCTCAAACGCCGGCAAAATTCGCCGGATCCTGGTCGCGCCGATGCTGGACAGGCAGAGGGGGACCTTGGCCATCGCCCACCAAAGCGGCGGTGTGCTCCAGGGATTCGCGCAACCGTCTGGCCGCGTAGATAGACATATCGCGGGGCACGTTTATCCGGTCGCGCAGATATCGCAGCGCCGGGTCAGAGCCCGGCGGCGGTGTGCAGACTTGGCCGGTGATCAGGTGGGTCAGAGCACAGCGCAGCGCCTCGTCGAACAGTCGGCGATCGGCGGGGTTGACTCGAATGATGTTGGTGCGGTGCTTGAGCACCCGCCGAAGCGCTTCCGTGCGGGAGTTTTTGGGCTCGGGGTAAGCCACATCGGGCAGTCCGGCCCAAGGACCATGATCTACCCGTGCTTTGTTGCGTTGCATCTGGGGCTCGCCGTTTTCCCAGCAGCCACCCATCTGGGGCGGCAAGTCGTGG harbors:
- a CDS encoding HEAT repeat domain-containing protein; this encodes MDELIEAEPYTLEVLEPPPDVEQLLQDLRCADVNRRMLAARAFSEIQDARAVPALIEMLNDDCPLVRVSAAYAVGRNPCSEAVEPLIAVLDRDWNGYVRKGLVWALGNCCDARAFDSLVEALMTDIPAVRLWAASALGQLGDLRALGPLSIALAKDPFAVVRSNCAWALGRLGDVRAVPSLQRALGDEDLSVQLDAREALETLGYHHEADSADLFEIC
- a CDS encoding sigma-70 family RNA polymerase sigma factor, translated to MSSLVKIQLSDPQQRRGRTSQASLEDSVGQFLREMSRYPLLTSEQEVELAQVIATGGSEAEAAKRRLVRANLRLVVSIAKKYLNRGVPFLDLIQEGAIGLMRAAEKFDFERGFKFSTYAYWWIRQGITRAIASQSRTVRLPVHMVEKLNQVKRVRRQLTQELARKPTKPEMAEALELDIDKLDEILDAGRRTLSLHVKVGKEEDTELLQLIEDSDTISPSEVLDHNLLVEQIESLLHLLTPRERDIIELRFGLADGNSYTLADIGEMYNLSRERVRQIQAKAMRKLRHPRRQVLLRDWAEE
- a CDS encoding lysophospholipid acyltransferase family protein — its product is MQQTLRPEQTLLPYHLLKWLVVSPLLHTALRMRITGAEHVPPSGPVILASSHASHLDPVILANCARRPVAFMAKEELFRVPVLKSLIRVYGAFPVRRGTGDRGAIRTALEALEAGWAVGIFVGGTRTADGRVATPQLGAAMIAAKAQVPIVPVAVGGTGRILPKGSVLPRLHSVAVAFGPPLDPPADTRRAALEAVTALCTEQIHHLLEAGAATAD
- a CDS encoding UbiD family decarboxylase, producing MGRDLRTFLQLLESRGQLRRISAPVERDLEVAEIANRLLAAGGPALLFENVKGSPFPVAVNLLGTVERVVWSMGLEEQQQLEALGEKLGKLQKPRPPRSLQDALEFAPLLFDVIKARPGRVLFAPECQQVVLEGKAVDLDRIPMIRPYAGDAGRILTFGLVITHDPEDGTPNVGIYRLQQQSRDTMTVHWLSVRGGARHLRKAAERGQKLPVAIAVGVDPLLVMAAATPIPVELSEWVFAGLYAGEGVQLAQCRTSDLLVPAHSEFVLEGTITPGEVLPDGPFGDHMGYYGGVEDSPLVRIHTVTHRHDPIYHTTFSGRPPKEEAMIAIALNRIYTPLLRAQVPEVRDFFLPMDALSYKLAVLSIKKAYPGQARRAAMAFWTALAQFTYTKFVIVVDEDIDIRDPSQVVWAIASKVDPERDLFVIPRTPFDTLDFACERIGLGARLGIDATTKIPPETDHAWGEPLRADPATAEQVSKRWAEYGLGDIPLGGVDPRAWGYSGK
- the trpS gene encoding tryptophan--tRNA ligase is translated as MPDDSTAPKRILSGAQPTGQLHLGNYLGAVRNWVSEQRQYDSYFCVVDLHALTVPQEAAELRAATRRTAALYLACGIDPERSTVFVQSHVSAHTELTWLFNCLTPINWLERMIQFKEKAIKLGEEVGIGLFDYPVLQAADILLYEPHLVPVGEDQRQHLELTRDIARRFNDRYGESLRVPEMLIRKEGARVMSLQDGTSKMSKSDPSDLSRLNLLDAPEKLRDKIKRAKSDAVMGLKFDPARPECTNLLTIYQLLSGESPEAVEARFADAGFGRFKPILADLVIEYLRPIRERYDAIAGESGYLEGILREGALRASKVAGLTLERIRDRMGLLPPF
- a CDS encoding citrate synthase, giving the protein MSGEYVPGLEGVPATRSNISFVDGKAGVLEYRGIPIDQLAESSTFLETAFLLIFDHLPTKDELLSFEVEILGHRRVKYRIRDMIKSFPESGRPMVALQSCIAALGLFYPLQNESKEKYAYDSTIRLLAKMPTMVATFHQMRLGNDPIPPRDDLGHAANFLYMLTGKEPDPRAARIFDVCLMLHAEHTVNASTFSALVTASTLADPYTVITSAAGTLSGPLHGGANEEVIRMLKEIGTIERVRPYLENRLARKEKIMGVGHRVYKVKDPRATILQNLAQELFDRFGHSRLYDIAVEVERVCDELLGQKGIYPNVDFYSGLVYEKMGIPADMFTPVFAISRVAGWLAHWHEQLADNRIFRPTQVYTGSHNVEFTPLSLRSYA